A single Lactuca sativa cultivar Salinas chromosome 8, Lsat_Salinas_v11, whole genome shotgun sequence DNA region contains:
- the LOC111911247 gene encoding uncharacterized protein LOC111911247, whose protein sequence is MLEKSNSSSNSTISSSKHTTQPNLSKCTANNSNSIEVAGNLAVDGQLEIWPPSQAVVDALVLKLKAKDGDMEANWEKIILNFKKELDEEEQFKRPSSSGVDNSGGCGGADGIERREKARPKFSVPLSRREMEKDFEDMGERRLPRKPKKRPKIVQNQLDTLFPGLWLTEIHADLYRVSETKKR, encoded by the exons atgctgGAGAAATCCAACTCGTCCAGCAATTCCACCATTTCTTCTTCGAAGCATACAACCCAACCGAATCTTTCCAAATGCACTGCGAATAATTCGAATTCAATTGAAGTCGCCGGTAACTTGGCGGTAGATGGGCAATTAGAAATTTGGCCACCGTCTCAGGCGGTGGTTGATGCGTTGGTACTTAAATTAAAAGCTAAAGATGGAGACATGGAGGCGAATTGGGAGAAGATAATACTCAATTTTAAGAAAGAGCTTGATGAGGAGGAACAATTCAAACGACCTTCGTCTTCGGGTGTAGATAATAGCGGCGGATGCGGTGGCGCTGATGGAATTGAGAGGAGAGAAAAGGCTAGGCCAAAGTTTTCTGTTCCGCTTTCACGTCGGGAGATGGAGAAGGACTTCGAGGACATGGGGGAGCGGCGACTGCCACGGAAGCCTAAGAAGCGACCTAAGATCGTACAAAATCAACTGGAT ACACTGTTTCCTGGTTTGTGGTTGACTGAGATACATGCTGATCTATATAGAGTTTCTGAGACCAAGAAG AGGTAG